A single window of Chitinophaga sp. XS-30 DNA harbors:
- a CDS encoding septal ring lytic transglycosylase RlpA family protein encodes MKKVAIILLLVVAGILPAAAQTVAPKTGIASYYAQKFHGRKTASGAIFDNTAMTAAHNTLPLGTYIKVTNIRNNRWVVVKVTDRLHHANRRIVDLTQAAAKKLGFIHRGLTKVRVEVVTKAYVHSIPYLEVAMN; translated from the coding sequence ATGAAAAAAGTAGCGATCATATTGTTGTTAGTGGTAGCAGGCATTCTTCCGGCGGCGGCGCAGACCGTAGCGCCCAAAACCGGTATAGCCAGTTATTACGCCCAGAAATTCCACGGCCGGAAGACAGCCAGCGGAGCGATATTCGATAATACGGCGATGACGGCCGCACATAACACCCTGCCGCTCGGCACCTATATCAAAGTGACCAATATCCGTAATAACCGTTGGGTGGTGGTGAAAGTCACCGACCGTTTGCATCATGCCAACCGACGCATTGTTGACCTTACGCAGGCCGCTGCGAAGAAGCTGGGATTTATTCACCGTGGCCTGACAAAAGTGCGGGTGGAAGTGGTGACGAAGGCGTATGTGCATAGTATTCCTTATTTGGAGGTGGCGATGAATTGA